The following proteins are encoded in a genomic region of Poecilia reticulata strain Guanapo linkage group LG11, Guppy_female_1.0+MT, whole genome shotgun sequence:
- the dpm3 gene encoding dolichol-phosphate mannosyltransferase subunit 3 has translation MTKLLQWLFGVSLLGAVWALVAFDLLELSLPRTYREVAWPMPLYLLVSFGCYSLATVGYRVATFNDCDEAARELQEQIKEAKEDLRKKGLKM, from the coding sequence ATGACTAAACTCCTGCAGTGGCTTTTCGGGGTCTCGTTACTGGGCGCTGTGTGGGCTCTGGTCGCTTTCGACCTGCTGGAACTGAGCCTTCCCCGGACCTACAGGGAGGTGGCCTGGCCCATGCCGCTCTACCTGCTGGTTTCGTTCGGCTGCTACTCCCTGGCTACGGTGGGCTACCGGGTGGCCACCTTTAACGACTGCGACGAGGCGGCCAGGGAACTGCAGGAGCAGATCAAGGAAGCCAAAGAGGACCTGAGGAAAAAGGGGTTAAAGATGTAG